One genomic region from Pseudomonadota bacterium encodes:
- a CDS encoding EAL domain-containing protein, whose product MESTEREGEGSAGRAGRGGTEAKRLFPVRNNPRAPEVPAGGEQGIAPVFAQASIALSQIDSEELTPAITRVFEDVRKAVDTDAMFVGLLDARGETFATALESVEPRSRIKPAHLLGRKLEAMPELHRQLAIAGGYLQMDDCLVPTEGTEREADWLSQANVRACVLISLHGSEGPIGFAALACEDAVRWQASFCLVMRLLGASLAAGLERLRVSRRLASVREREELEALTANDGVWDFDERHKQTHFSPRWKKMLGYREDELDDNVPDWRNLVHPEDYAHVQAKLKEHLDGRTDVFESVHRLRHRDGHWIWVQSRAKASGTGQHRHKRLVGVELDITERKHYEEALRREKESVLITLQSIGDGVIRTDSECCVEYLNPVAEDLTGWSLDDALGRPIDQLFRTYHEETCEPLENPLALAIRQCRSIKSIRPTLLIRTSDYRELFIESTASPIRDRGGAMSGGVLVFHDVSESRELQRRLTFHASHDVLTGLVNRHEFEQRLESALDTVRAGEGRFALCVIDIDQFRVINDNAGHTAGDALLAQLGSLLKTKVRWRDTPSRLGGDQFGVLMEGATLDEAMRAAEAFCEEVRGFRFSWDEHVYSLRVSVGIVPITGESETVASLLAAADVACQAAKDAGRDRVHAYQVNDVALMSRRREMQWVARLTTALEENRFDLYRQSIRPLTERAEQGEHYELLLRLRDEDGGMPVSPARFIRAAERFNITPSIDRWVINRAFRWLLANPHELDALAVCSINLSAQSLADDKFLPFLMEQFDSHNLPGEKFCFEITETAAVASYAQAQRFITGLRQRGCRFALDDFGSGMASFAHLRHLPVDYVKIDGSFVRNIENDTVDRSMVVSINDICHLMGKRTIAEFAESDAICQMLREIGVDYAQGYAMDEPTPIG is encoded by the coding sequence GTGGAAAGCACGGAACGAGAAGGCGAAGGATCCGCCGGCCGTGCGGGTCGCGGAGGCACGGAGGCCAAGCGCCTGTTCCCCGTGCGCAATAACCCGCGCGCACCCGAAGTGCCCGCCGGGGGCGAACAGGGGATCGCACCCGTGTTTGCACAAGCGTCGATCGCCTTGTCCCAGATCGACTCCGAAGAGCTGACCCCGGCGATCACCCGCGTCTTCGAAGACGTGCGCAAAGCTGTCGATACGGACGCGATGTTCGTGGGATTGCTGGACGCGCGTGGGGAGACCTTCGCGACCGCACTCGAGTCCGTCGAGCCTCGATCCCGTATCAAGCCTGCCCACCTCCTCGGGCGCAAGCTCGAGGCCATGCCCGAGCTTCACCGTCAGCTGGCGATCGCCGGTGGCTACCTGCAAATGGACGACTGTCTGGTGCCGACCGAGGGCACCGAGCGGGAAGCTGATTGGTTGTCCCAAGCCAACGTACGGGCCTGCGTGTTGATCAGCCTGCACGGCAGCGAGGGACCTATCGGTTTCGCTGCCCTCGCGTGCGAAGACGCGGTGAGGTGGCAAGCGAGTTTCTGCCTGGTGATGCGCCTGCTAGGCGCGTCGCTGGCGGCCGGATTGGAGCGACTGCGGGTGTCGCGTCGGCTCGCTTCCGTGCGCGAGCGCGAGGAATTGGAGGCGCTGACGGCCAACGATGGCGTGTGGGATTTCGATGAGCGGCACAAGCAAACGCACTTCTCCCCGCGGTGGAAGAAGATGCTCGGCTATCGCGAAGACGAGCTGGACGATAACGTCCCGGACTGGCGCAACTTGGTGCACCCCGAGGACTACGCCCACGTGCAGGCGAAGCTGAAGGAGCACCTCGATGGACGCACGGATGTGTTCGAGAGCGTGCATCGCCTGCGCCATCGCGACGGCCATTGGATATGGGTGCAAAGCCGCGCCAAAGCTAGCGGCACTGGGCAGCATCGGCACAAGCGCCTGGTGGGCGTGGAGCTCGACATCACCGAGCGCAAACACTACGAGGAAGCCTTACGGCGAGAGAAGGAGAGCGTTCTCATCACCCTTCAGTCGATCGGCGATGGGGTGATACGCACGGACTCGGAATGCTGCGTCGAGTACTTGAACCCCGTGGCCGAAGATCTGACCGGATGGTCCCTCGACGACGCCCTCGGACGACCTATCGACCAGCTGTTCCGCACCTACCACGAGGAGACCTGCGAGCCACTTGAGAATCCCCTCGCCCTTGCGATTCGCCAGTGTCGCTCGATCAAGTCGATCCGACCCACGCTGCTCATCCGTACTAGCGACTACCGGGAGCTGTTTATCGAGAGTACCGCTTCGCCCATTCGCGATCGCGGCGGCGCCATGTCCGGCGGCGTGCTGGTCTTCCACGATGTCAGCGAGTCTCGCGAGCTACAGCGTCGCCTCACCTTCCACGCCAGCCACGACGTGCTCACGGGGCTCGTCAATCGCCACGAGTTCGAGCAGCGCTTGGAATCGGCCTTGGATACGGTACGCGCGGGGGAGGGGCGGTTCGCCCTGTGCGTCATCGACATCGACCAGTTCCGTGTCATCAACGACAACGCCGGGCACACGGCCGGCGACGCGCTGCTCGCCCAGCTGGGCTCCTTGCTGAAGACGAAGGTTCGCTGGCGCGACACGCCCTCGCGCCTCGGTGGCGACCAGTTTGGCGTGCTCATGGAGGGAGCCACCCTGGATGAGGCGATGCGCGCCGCGGAAGCGTTTTGCGAGGAAGTGCGCGGCTTTCGCTTCAGCTGGGATGAACACGTCTACTCCCTTAGGGTCAGCGTGGGGATCGTGCCGATCACCGGCGAGAGCGAAACCGTGGCCAGCCTCTTGGCGGCGGCGGATGTCGCCTGCCAGGCAGCGAAGGATGCGGGCCGAGACCGAGTGCACGCCTACCAGGTGAACGACGTCGCCCTAATGTCGAGGCGGCGGGAGATGCAGTGGGTGGCGCGACTCACCACGGCCTTGGAGGAGAACCGCTTCGACCTCTACCGCCAGTCTATTCGACCGCTCACCGAGCGCGCCGAACAGGGCGAGCACTACGAGCTACTGCTGCGCCTGCGCGATGAGGACGGCGGTATGCCCGTCTCCCCGGCGCGCTTCATTCGAGCTGCCGAGCGCTTCAACATCACGCCGAGCATCGACCGTTGGGTGATCAACCGTGCCTTTCGCTGGCTCCTCGCCAATCCCCACGAGCTCGACGCCCTCGCCGTTTGCTCGATCAACCTATCAGCGCAAAGCCTAGCCGACGACAAGTTCCTGCCCTTCCTGATGGAGCAGTTCGATAGCCACAACCTGCCCGGCGAGAAGTTCTGCTTCGAGATAACCGAGACGGCAGCGGTAGCTAGCTACGCCCAGGCGCAGCGCTTCATCACCGGCCTACGCCAGCGCGGGTGTCGCTTTGCCCTCGATGACTTTGGCTCCGGCATGGCGTCCTTCGCCCACCTGCGCCACCTCCCCGTGGACTACGTGAAGATCGACGGCAGCTTCGTTCGCAACATCGAGAACGACACCGTTGATCGCAGTATGGTTGTTTCCATCAACGATATTTGCCACCTCATGGGTAAGCGCACAATCGCAGAGTTCGCAGAGAGCGATGCGATCTGCCAGATGCTGCGCGAGATCGGCGTCGACTACGCCCAGGGTTACGCGATGGACGAACCCACGCCCATCGGCTGA
- a CDS encoding FKBP-type peptidyl-prolyl cis-trans isomerase translates to MKSLSTLSAALLAGAIAAAPMAVAQEPQSEDEKTTYAIGFLLGEALTPFGLSATELKMVMAGLRDRVEGNEPVVSPQEYQAKVQELRNKRVALVIEEEKAAAAATLEEAKAADGATSTDSGLIYREVQAGAGAMPAATDTVRVHYRGTLRDGTVFDSSYDRGEPASFPLNGVIPCWTEGLQLMKVGTKAKLTCPSNIAYGDRGAPPRIPGGAVLTFEVELLEIVTSAE, encoded by the coding sequence ATGAAGAGTCTGAGCACCCTTTCGGCCGCACTGCTGGCCGGAGCGATCGCCGCTGCGCCGATGGCCGTGGCCCAGGAGCCGCAGAGCGAGGACGAGAAGACCACTTACGCTATTGGCTTCCTGCTTGGCGAGGCCCTAACCCCGTTTGGGCTGAGCGCGACGGAACTGAAGATGGTCATGGCGGGCCTTCGCGACCGGGTGGAAGGAAACGAGCCCGTGGTCTCGCCCCAGGAGTACCAGGCCAAGGTGCAGGAGCTGCGCAATAAGCGCGTGGCCTTGGTGATCGAAGAGGAGAAGGCTGCTGCTGCTGCCACGCTTGAGGAAGCCAAGGCTGCGGACGGCGCCACCAGCACGGACTCAGGTCTGATCTACCGCGAGGTGCAGGCCGGTGCTGGCGCGATGCCCGCCGCCACGGATACGGTGCGCGTGCACTACCGCGGCACCCTGCGTGATGGCACGGTCTTCGACAGTTCCTACGACCGGGGGGAGCCCGCGTCCTTCCCGCTGAACGGGGTCATCCCGTGTTGGACCGAGGGTCTGCAGTTGATGAAAGTGGGCACTAAGGCCAAGCTCACCTGCCCGTCGAACATCGCCTACGGCGATCGCGGAGCACCGCCACGCATTCCCGGCGGCGCTGTGCTGACCTTTGAGGTGGAGTTGCTCGAGATCGTCACGAGCGCCGAGTAG
- a CDS encoding TonB-dependent receptor yields MIKSFLSRPAMCVQVLALAAISPAFADDELAVYTFNNRQPGVGLTLVLDGQETTTVGKDGAAFFDLSEGVHSLQVRDGEQSLYSFRFTTARGQQVDALITLGDDTTHRVETYSPSESAEDKRDAPTGTLSGTVSAAAGGLAGASIVVEDTGELLLADADGRFNVTLPRGEYRLTAYHPTDDRTASRTVRVVSGVTRGVGLTIRNQSALDVQAPTLSGIEEVVVVATFDPNAFEASERDTNQIIDTLDIETLSRFADTNVAASVVRVPSVTVQDNRFVFIRGLGDRYISTTLNGATMPSTDPAKRTVPLDLFPSNFVNQLDIRKTFIPGMPGESTGGNLVINTRTFPTERSGQLQVRMSATPGVTGNDVFADPTDGDFDYFGWDAGAREAPVAVEAITQALNIGTVTDSNTGGVFQINDTVERELRRVGGLLISDNLDLELTNAAPDTRIGANYGDVFDIGRVELGIFAAGNFSNQWSQRNDGVSNTFTPSGDDLNRFRFQEYTNSIDANALLSVGLNVGQHTIELNSIASRATENRVVRTVGQEGDEFQARYRNTIDWVERQFLSQQIAGNHSLVESGAVYLDWQFTASQARRDAPDRREITFSADQFQTDPQSLLDGFDLDRLNDDQDVELNGFFLESNALVRRYDELTDNNFDFSTSLGWDLIDNGNSFASLQIGGQIIYRERDSDSDTYGFNLNQQNVENLITEEILVSDIITEETITGDPATGFTFLDRTLASDSYEAELNYNSIFATYDHTFNDRFQVVIGARYEMYDQTTDTFSLQGAGEAVQSRIDEGSFLPSFSFNWFATEAHQFRFAISQTVARPDFKESANATFYDTEFDFRVRGNPNLEISDILNVDARWEWYPNDRDSLSVAAFYKDFDNPIERVVQQASGTAGNSRTFSNADSAFLYGAEIEARKEFLISDDYARSFFLALNASYIESEVQLPTRTRALQGQPQYTSNLVLGFDHAGYGQQVTILINQNGEAIRDVGILGNPDVIEEPRLDINLVYRWDISDSFTFRAKASNLLDDEVEFTQGGRTFFAYKRGVEFQLGADWNF; encoded by the coding sequence ATGATCAAGTCGTTCCTCAGCCGTCCGGCGATGTGTGTCCAGGTGCTGGCACTCGCCGCGATCTCGCCCGCCTTCGCGGACGACGAACTCGCGGTGTACACCTTCAATAACCGCCAGCCGGGCGTCGGGCTGACCCTCGTCCTCGACGGTCAGGAGACCACCACCGTCGGCAAGGATGGTGCGGCCTTCTTCGATCTTTCCGAGGGCGTGCACAGCCTGCAGGTACGCGACGGCGAACAGAGCCTCTACAGCTTCCGCTTCACCACCGCCCGAGGCCAGCAGGTGGACGCCCTGATCACTTTGGGCGACGACACGACTCACCGGGTAGAGACCTACTCCCCGTCCGAAAGTGCCGAAGACAAGCGTGACGCCCCGACCGGTACCCTCAGCGGCACGGTCAGCGCCGCCGCCGGTGGCCTCGCCGGCGCCAGCATCGTGGTGGAAGACACGGGCGAGCTGCTGCTGGCGGACGCCGACGGCCGCTTCAACGTGACCCTGCCCCGCGGCGAGTACCGCTTGACCGCCTACCACCCGACCGACGATCGCACCGCCTCGCGCACGGTTCGCGTGGTGTCGGGGGTGACGCGCGGCGTGGGCCTCACCATCCGCAACCAGTCGGCGCTGGATGTGCAGGCGCCCACCCTGAGCGGCATCGAGGAAGTGGTGGTCGTGGCCACCTTCGACCCGAACGCCTTTGAAGCTTCAGAGCGCGACACGAACCAGATCATCGACACCCTCGACATTGAGACCCTCTCGCGCTTCGCGGACACCAACGTGGCCGCCTCTGTGGTGCGCGTGCCGTCCGTGACCGTGCAGGACAACCGCTTCGTATTTATTCGAGGCCTAGGCGATCGCTACATCAGCACCACCCTGAACGGCGCCACCATGCCGAGTACGGATCCGGCCAAGCGCACCGTGCCGCTGGATCTGTTCCCGAGCAACTTCGTTAACCAGCTTGACATCCGCAAGACCTTCATCCCGGGCATGCCCGGCGAGAGTACGGGCGGCAACCTGGTGATCAACACCCGCACCTTCCCCACGGAACGCTCGGGGCAGTTGCAGGTGCGCATGAGCGCCACGCCCGGCGTCACCGGCAACGATGTCTTCGCGGATCCCACGGACGGCGACTTCGACTACTTCGGCTGGGACGCGGGTGCCCGTGAGGCCCCGGTGGCTGTGGAAGCGATCACCCAAGCGCTCAACATCGGCACGGTGACGGACTCCAACACCGGCGGCGTCTTCCAGATCAACGACACGGTGGAGCGCGAGCTGCGTCGGGTCGGCGGCCTACTGATCAGCGACAACCTCGACCTCGAGCTCACCAACGCCGCGCCGGACACGCGCATCGGCGCCAACTACGGTGACGTCTTCGACATCGGCCGTGTCGAGCTCGGCATCTTCGCCGCCGGCAACTTCTCCAACCAGTGGAGCCAGCGCAACGACGGCGTGAGCAACACCTTCACGCCCTCCGGCGACGACCTGAACCGGTTCCGCTTCCAGGAATACACCAACAGCATCGACGCCAACGCTCTGCTTTCAGTGGGTCTGAACGTCGGCCAGCACACGATCGAACTCAATAGCATCGCCTCGCGTGCAACGGAGAACCGCGTCGTGCGTACGGTCGGCCAGGAAGGTGACGAGTTCCAGGCTCGCTACCGCAACACCATCGATTGGGTGGAGCGCCAGTTCCTGTCCCAGCAGATCGCCGGTAACCACTCGCTGGTCGAGAGCGGCGCCGTCTACCTGGATTGGCAGTTCACCGCCAGCCAGGCGCGCCGCGACGCTCCTGATCGCCGCGAGATCACCTTCAGCGCGGATCAGTTCCAGACCGACCCGCAGTCGTTGCTCGATGGCTTCGATCTCGACCGCCTGAACGACGATCAGGACGTGGAGCTGAATGGCTTCTTCCTCGAGTCGAACGCGCTGGTTCGCCGCTACGACGAACTGACTGATAACAACTTCGACTTCTCCACGTCCCTGGGCTGGGATCTGATCGACAACGGCAACAGCTTTGCCAGCCTGCAGATCGGCGGCCAGATCATCTACCGCGAGCGTGACTCCGACTCGGACACCTACGGCTTCAACCTAAACCAGCAGAACGTCGAGAACCTGATCACCGAAGAGATCCTGGTCAGCGACATCATCACGGAAGAGACGATCACCGGTGACCCCGCGACGGGCTTCACCTTCCTCGATCGCACCCTCGCCAGCGACAGCTACGAGGCGGAGCTCAACTACAACAGCATCTTCGCGACCTACGATCACACCTTTAACGACCGCTTCCAGGTGGTGATCGGCGCGCGCTACGAAATGTACGACCAGACCACCGACACCTTCTCCCTGCAGGGCGCCGGCGAGGCCGTACAGTCGCGCATCGACGAGGGGTCGTTCCTGCCGAGCTTCAGCTTCAACTGGTTCGCCACCGAGGCCCACCAGTTCCGCTTCGCGATCTCGCAGACCGTCGCACGACCAGACTTCAAGGAATCGGCCAACGCCACCTTCTACGATACGGAGTTCGACTTCCGCGTGCGCGGCAATCCGAACCTCGAGATCTCGGACATCCTCAACGTCGACGCCCGCTGGGAGTGGTACCCGAACGATCGCGATAGCTTGTCCGTCGCGGCCTTCTACAAGGACTTCGACAACCCCATTGAGCGCGTCGTGCAGCAGGCCTCAGGCACCGCGGGCAACTCGCGCACCTTCTCAAACGCTGACTCCGCGTTCCTCTATGGCGCGGAGATCGAAGCGCGTAAGGAGTTCCTGATCAGCGACGACTACGCGCGCTCCTTCTTCCTCGCGCTGAACGCCAGCTACATCGAATCGGAAGTTCAACTGCCGACGCGCACGCGCGCCCTGCAGGGTCAACCCCAGTACACCAGCAACCTGGTGCTCGGCTTCGACCACGCGGGCTACGGCCAGCAGGTCACGATCCTCATCAACCAAAACGGCGAGGCGATCCGCGACGTCGGCATCCTCGGCAACCCCGACGTGATCGAAGAGCCGCGCCTTGACATCAACCTCGTGTACCGCTGGGACATCAGCGATAGCTTCACCTTCCGCGCCAAGGCGAGCAACTTGCTCGACGATGAGGTGGAGTTCACGCAGGGCGGCAGAACATTCTTCGCTTACAAGCGGGGAGTCGAATTCCAGCTC